Below is a window of Geomonas oryzisoli DNA.
CACCAAGGTCTACAGCGTCATGGGGCTATTGGAGCGGGACCACGCGCTCATCTCCACCCGTCCCTTCCGTTCGCCGCACCATACCATCTCCGACGTGGGGCTCATCGGCGGCAGCAACACGCCCAAGCCGGGGGAGGTATCCCTGTCCCACAACGGTGTCCTGTTTTTGGACGAGCTGCCCGAGTTCAAGCAGCACGTCCTGGAAGTGCTGCGCCAGCCGATGGAGGACGGCCGGGTCACCATCTCCCGGGCGCTTTCCTCGGTCACCTATCCCTCCCGTATCATGCTGGTCGCTGCCATGAACCCCTGCCCCTGCGGCTACCTCTCCGACCCCGTGCACCAGTGTTCCTGCACCCCCCTCATGATCCACCGTTACCGCTCTCGCGTTTCCGGCCCGCTGCTGGACCGGATAGACATCCACATCGAAGTGCCCGCGGTGAAGTACCGTGACCTGGCTGACCGGGGCGAGAGCGAGAGTTCCGCCGCCATTGCCGCGCGCGTGGCGCAGTCCAGGGAAGTGCAGAAGGAGCGCTTCAAGGGGACCAAGGTGAGGAGCAATGCCCAGATGACCGCCCGGATGATCCGCAAGTTCTGTGAGCCCGACGAGGCGGGGAGCAGGATGCTCGAAGTGGTCACCGACCGTCTCGGCCTCTCCGCCAGGAGCTACACTAGGATCCTGAAGGTAGCCCGCACCATCGCCGACCTCGAAGGCGCTTCCAGCATCGCCGAACATCACATCTCCGAAGCGATCCAGTACCGCAGTCTGGACAGGAAGACCTAAGGGGACTGGCGCCAGATGCCCTGTCCCCCTTACCTTGGCAGATTAGACGGTCTGCCCCCCCTCGATGTCGTCAGGCTCATCGGTAATTTGATAACTCGAAAGGCTGAGCCTCCAGCCTAGGGAGTAATTTGAAAAAGTAAAAGGCTGAGCCTCCGGCGCTGGGAGTAAATTGAAAACGAAGAAGGCTGAGCCTCCAGCCTAGAGAGTAATTTGAAAAAGCAAAAGGCTGAGCCTCCGGCGCTAGGAGTAAATTGAAAACGAAGAAGGCTGAGCCTCCAGCCTAGGGAGTAATTTGAAAAAGCAAAAGGCTGAGCCTCCAGCGCTGGGAGTAAATTGAAAATGAAAAAGGCTGAGCCTCCAGCCTAGGGAGTAATTTGAAAAAGCAAAAGGCTGAGCCTCCAGCGCTGGGAGTAAATTGAAAATGGAAAAGGCTGAGCCTCCAGCCTAGGGAGTAATTTAAAAAAGCAAAAGGCTGAGCCTCCAGCCTCGGGGGTAATTTGAAAAAGTAAAAGGCTGAGCCTCCGGCGCTGGGAGTAAATTGAAAACGAAGAAGGCTGAGCCTTTAGGCTCGGGAGTAAATTGAAAACCGAAGAGGCTGCATCTAGTGGTGCCACATCTAGGGGCTAGTGGTGCCGGCTAGTGGTGCCCGGCTAGGGGCTAGTGGTGCCAGGTCTTGAAAAATCACTATTGCGATGCAAGGATCCGGTGGCGGAGCGGAAGGCCTCGAAAAGGGGACTGGCTCCGCCAGGTGCCTGTCCCCTTTGCCTTGGTTCCTTATGAAGGCCCACCTTGCGCTCCTCCAAGCTTCCCACCCATGATCAGAATCCTCGACAGGGTTAACTTCCAAGCCGATTCCTCCCATCTCAGCAACGCCACTGGCATAACCAATTGGAATTATCAAGTATCCAACTTTCTGAATTTTTTGTGACTTAACTCACTTGATTAGAGGGCATATTTAGTTGTGCATTCATGAATACTGGTATAATGTCATTTGCGACTTTATGTCAGTTTGAATAACTCCCGGTAGTATGCCGTACGGCCTATGAGTGAGATATGCACAACATCGACATAAATGTGAATGTCATGACTCCCAGTCCTGAAATGGAGATGGTGCAAAAGGCCAGGGAGAACCTGGGGGAAGGGGGGCTGAAGTCCGTCCGGTTCCCGGAACCGCTGGAATCCGCCTTCAACGAGTACTACGGCGACAAGACCCTCAAACACGTCAGGGTCGCCCTCTTCACCGGGTTGATTCTCTACGCGGTGTTCGGACTGGTGGACGGCCTGCTCCTGCCTGCTGACCGCGCCCACATGTGGTTCATCCGCTACGCGGTGGTCTGCCCCACGGTCGTCGCCGGCCTTGCTTTCACGTACTTCCCACACCTCAGGCGTTTCATGCAGCCGGTGGTCTCACTGGTGATGCTGGTGGGGAGCCTCGGCATCGTCTCCATGGTCTACTATGACCCGACCCCCACCAAAAATTATTACTACTCCGGTCTGCTGCTTCTCATCATGGGGGCTTTCACCTTCGTGAGCCTCAGGTTACGCTACGCGATGTGCTGGGCCGTCGCCACCACGATGGCATATGAGACGGTAGCTTTTTTCATCAACCACACCGACATCACCATCCTGACCCAGAACACCTTCAGCATCGTCGCAACCATCATTATCGGGGCCTTCTCCAACTCGCTGATGGGAAACTACCTGCGCCGCGACTTCCTGAACGCGAAACTGCTCGAATACGAAAACCGGCAGCTCCAAAACGCGACGCTTGAATTACGCAGGCTTTCCATCTCGGACCCGCTCACCAGCCTGGGCAATCGCCGCCATTTCGAGGTGATGCTCGACCAGGAATGGCTGCGCGCCGTCCGTTCCGAGGCGCCTATCGCGCTCATCTTCTTCGATATCGATTGCTTCAAGCTGTACAACGACAACTACGGGCACCAGGCGGGCGACAACTGTCTGAAGCTCGTAGCGCAGGAATTGGGACGGTTTGCGAGGCGGCCGGGGGACACGGCGGCGCGTTACGGCGGGGAGGAGTTCGTTCTGCTCCTTTCCGGCATCGGCCTCGCCGATGCGGCGACCATCGCCAAGGCGTGCCGCAAGGCGGTGGAGGCCCTTCACATCCCGCACAGCCACTCTCCCGTGGCCCGGGTTGTTACGGTAAGCGCCGGTGTTGCCGCCATGATTCCCGACCTCGACGCAGACAGGCAGCAGCTGGTGGAGGCCGCAGACAAGGCGCTCTATCGGGCCAAGCTCAAAGGGCGCAACAACGTGGTTGCTTCGAGTCGGGACACTGAGCGGAGAGGCCGGCAGGTCTACCAGCAGGCTGTCAGTTAATGGTCGGTGCTGCGCTGCGTCGCTAAATCCCCCCTATCCCCCCTATCCCCCCTTCGCAAAAGGGGGGGACTCCGGTTCACGTGTACCACTTCGTAAGTGGCACTTTCAGCCGGGAACCTTTCAGGAACGCTCCTTTCAGCTCAGCCACTTTCTACAAGCAGTAAGGGGACAGGCACCTAGCGGACAAGCGCTAAGGGGACAGGCACCTGGCGGAGCCAGTCCCCCTCTTCGCAGGGCGGGATCAGAGTTCGCGGCGCGGTATGGACAGAAGCTCTCCGATATAGGAGAGGTGGCGCTGCTCCTGGGAGAGGTTCACCCGCAACACCTTCATGACCTCTTCGGGAAAACCCAGGGTTACCGCTTCCTGATATTTGCGGTTGGTAAGCCTCTCATTGCTCTTCATCGCCTCCAGGGCTTCCTTGGTGCCGGTGAGACTCATCAGGGCGGTGAACCCTTCGATCAGGTAACCTTTGAGATCAGGCACGGGCTTGACCGGCGTCCCCCCCATCTGCTGTACCACGGCGGTAAGGTTG
It encodes the following:
- a CDS encoding ferritin-like domain-containing protein yields the protein MERAEIIDKLNELIQLDVDAAEAYDHAIKHIHYRDIVKRFRGFQEDHQAHITNLTAVVQQMGGTPVKPVPDLKGYLIEGFTALMSLTGTKEALEAMKSNERLTNRKYQEAVTLGFPEEVMKVLRVNLSQEQRHLSYIGELLSIPRREL
- a CDS encoding diguanylate cyclase, with product MEMVQKARENLGEGGLKSVRFPEPLESAFNEYYGDKTLKHVRVALFTGLILYAVFGLVDGLLLPADRAHMWFIRYAVVCPTVVAGLAFTYFPHLRRFMQPVVSLVMLVGSLGIVSMVYYDPTPTKNYYYSGLLLLIMGAFTFVSLRLRYAMCWAVATTMAYETVAFFINHTDITILTQNTFSIVATIIIGAFSNSLMGNYLRRDFLNAKLLEYENRQLQNATLELRRLSISDPLTSLGNRRHFEVMLDQEWLRAVRSEAPIALIFFDIDCFKLYNDNYGHQAGDNCLKLVAQELGRFARRPGDTAARYGGEEFVLLLSGIGLADAATIAKACRKAVEALHIPHSHSPVARVVTVSAGVAAMIPDLDADRQQLVEAADKALYRAKLKGRNNVVASSRDTERRGRQVYQQAVS
- a CDS encoding YifB family Mg chelatase-like AAA ATPase — protein: MLAKVLASALLGIDAILVDVEVDIAQGLPQLATVGLPDGAVKESKDRVKAALKNSGYDFPNRKITVNLAPADVKKEGASFDLPISIGILAATGAVKEEQLQRYILLGELSLDGGVKPVRGCLSVAVAAREAGLAGIIIPAENLCEGGVVEGVEVIGVTELSQVVEFLNGNLVIPPYRADVEALFSQGCEAGDDFSEVKGQEHAKRALEVAAAGSHNLLMIGPPGSGKTMLARRIPSILPPMLFEEAIETTKVYSVMGLLERDHALISTRPFRSPHHTISDVGLIGGSNTPKPGEVSLSHNGVLFLDELPEFKQHVLEVLRQPMEDGRVTISRALSSVTYPSRIMLVAAMNPCPCGYLSDPVHQCSCTPLMIHRYRSRVSGPLLDRIDIHIEVPAVKYRDLADRGESESSAAIAARVAQSREVQKERFKGTKVRSNAQMTARMIRKFCEPDEAGSRMLEVVTDRLGLSARSYTRILKVARTIADLEGASSIAEHHISEAIQYRSLDRKT